The Cellulophaga sp. L1A9 genome window below encodes:
- a CDS encoding SCO family protein, with protein MAFVCTSCSFFSTRSDKSIALLDEPELPILSPKVAGVYLPIDSFQFTNQYADTISQEDVKGKVYVAEFFFSSCPSICPVVSKQLKRVFKTYEIESNFMILSHTIDPEHDTILKLKDYYENTLEIESVSNWHLLTGNRDAIYNLANFSYGAVVYNDDNKLKNNIMHSGALLLVDREGFVRGMYDGKDKESVDRLIADIRKLL; from the coding sequence TTGGCTTTTGTTTGTACGAGTTGCTCTTTTTTTTCAACTCGTTCAGACAAGAGTATTGCCTTATTGGATGAACCAGAACTACCTATTTTGTCGCCAAAGGTGGCAGGGGTGTATTTGCCTATTGACTCCTTTCAATTTACCAATCAGTATGCTGATACTATTTCACAAGAAGATGTGAAAGGTAAAGTATACGTCGCTGAATTCTTTTTTTCGAGCTGCCCATCTATTTGTCCGGTAGTTTCCAAACAATTAAAACGTGTTTTCAAAACCTATGAGATTGAATCGAATTTTATGATTCTTTCGCATACCATAGACCCCGAACATGACACAATTTTAAAACTAAAGGATTACTATGAGAATACATTAGAAATTGAAAGTGTCTCAAACTGGCACTTGCTAACCGGAAACCGAGATGCAATTTATAACCTAGCGAATTTTAGCTATGGCGCGGTTGTTTATAATGACGACAATAAGCTTAAGAACAACATAATGCATAGTGGCGCATTATTACTGGTAGACCGTGAAGGTTTCGTGCGAGGTATGTATGATGGAAAGGATAAAGAATCGGTTGACAGATTGATAGCCGATATTCGAAAGTTACTTTAA
- a CDS encoding sensor histidine kinase KdpD, producing MFPLKNKLHHPVIIVLMCVSLSTLGFLITDFFAHWGKFWEGLYLSIFLPIFISTPIAIIIDSYFKKIKSQNIELEQLDTINKKLFLLISHDVRSPLASLKGIINLITNNDLEEQESKMYLKQLSDKLDNLDVFLNGLLEWSQKQTQNKPLDFINFDALEVIKPTINLLEHAIENKNIITTLKSNGTTLYADKESFSFVFRNVLHNAIKFTGIQGRIHVETSSLNGEIHIIIKDNGVGISEEEIHKILNGSNWYTTKGTSEENGSGFGLRSCFYYLEKNNGRLKIESELGSGSTFTIVLPEAS from the coding sequence ATGTTCCCCCTAAAAAATAAGTTACACCATCCCGTAATAATCGTATTGATGTGCGTTAGTTTATCAACCCTTGGATTCCTTATAACAGATTTTTTTGCCCATTGGGGTAAATTTTGGGAAGGTTTATATTTAAGTATATTCCTCCCTATATTTATATCTACCCCTATAGCAATAATTATAGATAGCTATTTTAAAAAAATAAAATCTCAAAATATTGAATTAGAACAACTAGACACTATCAATAAAAAATTATTCTTATTAATCTCACATGATGTTAGATCTCCTCTTGCCAGTTTAAAAGGGATTATTAATTTGATAACTAATAATGATTTAGAAGAGCAAGAAAGTAAAATGTATCTTAAGCAGCTGTCTGATAAATTAGACAACTTGGATGTTTTTTTAAATGGGCTCTTAGAATGGTCACAAAAGCAAACACAAAACAAACCCTTAGATTTTATAAATTTTGATGCTTTAGAAGTCATTAAGCCTACAATAAACTTGTTAGAACATGCCATTGAAAATAAGAATATTATTACTACTTTAAAAAGTAATGGAACAACGCTCTATGCCGATAAAGAAAGTTTCTCTTTCGTTTTTAGAAATGTATTGCACAATGCCATTAAGTTCACAGGTATACAAGGAAGAATCCATGTAGAAACAAGTTCTCTTAATGGAGAAATACATATCATCATAAAAGATAATGGGGTTGGTATCTCCGAAGAAGAAATTCATAAAATCTTAAATGGAAGCAATTGGTATACCACCAAAGGAACTTCGGAAGAGAATGGCTCTGGTTTTGGACTACGCAGTTGTTTTTATTATTTAGAAAAAAATAATGGCCGTCTTAAAATTGAAAGTGAACTAGGAAGTGGCAGTACTTTTACGATCGTTTTACCAGAAGCTTCGTAA
- a CDS encoding YSC84-related protein, giving the protein MKTLKYSILFSLLFVFAGQAQTVKDQRIIDDGIEAKGLLINADDGLADFFQDSAGYVIFPNVGKGGFIIGAASGNGAVYESGNLIGMADLKKLNIGFQAGGQSIIEVIFFETKEALNDFKEGKFSFAAEASAVAVRSGIAFNAKYKDGVAVFALPKAGLMADASVGGQKFKFTSFE; this is encoded by the coding sequence ATGAAAACTTTAAAATACAGTATTCTTTTTTCACTTCTTTTTGTATTTGCTGGACAAGCACAAACAGTAAAAGATCAAAGAATAATTGATGATGGTATAGAAGCTAAAGGGCTTTTAATTAATGCCGATGATGGTTTAGCTGATTTCTTTCAAGACTCTGCAGGTTATGTTATTTTCCCTAATGTTGGAAAAGGCGGATTCATAATTGGTGCTGCCTCTGGAAATGGCGCTGTTTACGAAAGTGGCAACTTAATAGGAATGGCAGATCTTAAAAAATTAAACATTGGATTTCAAGCAGGTGGTCAATCAATTATCGAGGTTATCTTTTTTGAAACCAAAGAAGCACTGAATGATTTTAAAGAAGGGAAATTCTCTTTTGCTGCTGAAGCTTCCGCTGTAGCAGTCCGTTCAGGAATTGCATTTAATGCGAAGTACAAAGATGGCGTTGCTGTTTTTGCTTTACCAAAAGCAGGATTAATGGCCGATGCCTCTGTAGGTGGACAAAAATTTAAATTCACTTCTTTTGAATAA
- a CDS encoding phosphatase PAP2 family protein, with protein MKRKILTILVIFMLGKVVAQLDSTRVNPKRTLLKKSIIPLSLIGTGIILSDSSLENSFNTTTRNWVGNDFETTSDDYIRYAPVATLYLADIAGIQAKNHWFDQTKNLVISMILTDVFTRALKKSVFKLRPDGSNENAFPSGHTSITFASGAVVYEEFKNSSSLLAYSGYGFATLTGGLRLANNKHWVSDVLAGAGLGILVTKLVYHFDYLFKWNPFMKSQDMSLVPRYSDGNVGLYLSKKF; from the coding sequence ATGAAAAGAAAAATTCTTACCATTCTTGTAATTTTTATGTTGGGAAAAGTAGTTGCACAATTAGACAGTACTAGAGTAAACCCAAAGCGTACCCTGTTAAAGAAGAGTATTATACCCCTATCACTTATAGGCACAGGTATCATATTATCTGATAGTAGCCTTGAGAATTCATTCAATACGACCACTAGAAATTGGGTTGGAAACGACTTTGAAACAACCTCAGATGATTATATTAGATATGCGCCTGTAGCGACCTTATACCTTGCTGATATAGCAGGCATACAAGCCAAAAATCATTGGTTTGATCAGACTAAGAATCTTGTTATTTCTATGATTCTGACCGATGTTTTTACAAGAGCACTAAAAAAAAGTGTTTTCAAGCTTAGACCTGATGGCTCTAACGAAAATGCTTTTCCTTCTGGGCATACCTCTATTACCTTTGCCTCCGGTGCCGTCGTTTACGAAGAATTCAAAAACTCCAGTTCACTCTTGGCTTATTCTGGATATGGCTTTGCAACTCTTACTGGTGGATTACGATTGGCAAATAATAAACATTGGGTTTCTGATGTCTTGGCTGGCGCCGGCCTGGGTATTCTTGTCACCAAATTGGTCTATCACTTTGACTACCTATTTAAATGGAATCCATTTATGAAGTCACAGGACATGTCTCTAGTTCCAAGATATTCTGACGGAAACGTTGGCCTCTATTTGTCTAAAAAGTTTTAA
- the treF gene encoding alpha,alpha-trehalase TreF: MKYYILLIALLVLSCKNEVKKRSESPIVEAPIPEFQLIKAPDELLGDLFVKVQLSQVFEDGKTFVDCTAKYPYEEIKSNYDKQKNKPNFDLKSFVLDHFEVPPSISSDFKADSTKTAVEHVTSLWPILKRASDKKNDLSTLIPLPKPYIVPGGRFREVYYWDSYFTMLGLVESGEFELIENMLDNFAHLINTVGHIPNGNRTYYITRSQPPFFSQMVKLLADHNGDTVYQKYKEALKKEYEFWMDGAATTSYAVNHAVLTPVGILNRYYDKGDTPRQESYREDYTQVEKTNGGTKMYRDLRSGAESGWDYSSRWFADGKTIETIETTDILPVDLNALMYGLEEVLLNAYEGDSIFTTHVKKSMETRKEFLNRYSYNEAAGVFEDYNWVKSEQTGVISLATTYPLFFKMVSQEQADKVAKYIAEYLLKPGGVVTSSNNTGQQWDAPNGWAPLQWMTIVGLENYGHHELAKIIATRWITLNEKVYENTGKFVEKYNVEDMTLDAGGGEYPVQDGFGWSNGVYLALKNHYKKD, encoded by the coding sequence ATGAAATATTATATCTTACTGATTGCCCTACTCGTTTTAAGTTGTAAAAATGAAGTAAAAAAACGCTCTGAAAGCCCAATCGTTGAAGCTCCTATACCAGAATTTCAACTTATAAAAGCTCCTGATGAATTGTTAGGAGATTTATTCGTAAAAGTACAATTAAGTCAGGTTTTTGAAGATGGAAAAACATTTGTAGACTGCACCGCAAAATACCCTTATGAAGAAATTAAAAGCAATTACGATAAACAAAAAAACAAGCCTAATTTTGATTTAAAAAGTTTTGTTTTAGACCATTTTGAAGTCCCTCCCTCTATTTCCTCTGATTTTAAAGCTGACTCCACCAAAACAGCGGTTGAACACGTCACATCACTTTGGCCAATTTTAAAAAGAGCATCTGATAAAAAAAATGATCTTAGTACTCTAATCCCGTTACCTAAGCCATATATTGTTCCTGGAGGAAGATTCAGAGAAGTTTATTATTGGGACAGTTATTTTACGATGTTAGGTTTAGTAGAAAGTGGTGAATTTGAGCTTATAGAAAACATGTTGGATAACTTCGCTCACCTTATAAATACTGTGGGTCACATTCCGAATGGAAATAGAACCTACTACATTACCCGCTCGCAGCCTCCCTTCTTTTCTCAAATGGTAAAGTTATTAGCAGACCACAATGGGGATACTGTTTATCAGAAATACAAAGAAGCTTTAAAAAAAGAATATGAATTTTGGATGGACGGAGCTGCAACTACTTCTTATGCCGTAAACCATGCTGTATTAACACCTGTAGGTATTCTAAATAGGTATTATGATAAAGGCGACACCCCAAGACAAGAATCCTATCGCGAAGACTACACTCAAGTTGAAAAAACAAATGGAGGAACAAAAATGTATCGTGATTTACGTTCTGGAGCGGAATCTGGATGGGATTATTCTTCCAGGTGGTTTGCGGATGGAAAAACAATAGAGACTATTGAGACCACCGATATTCTTCCTGTAGATTTAAATGCACTTATGTACGGATTAGAAGAAGTTCTTTTAAATGCTTACGAAGGCGATTCCATATTTACAACACATGTAAAAAAGAGTATGGAAACTCGTAAAGAGTTTTTAAATAGATATAGTTACAATGAAGCAGCTGGTGTATTTGAAGATTACAATTGGGTAAAAAGCGAACAAACTGGCGTAATATCATTAGCAACAACATACCCGTTATTTTTTAAAATGGTTAGTCAAGAACAAGCAGATAAAGTAGCAAAATACATTGCCGAATATTTATTAAAACCAGGAGGGGTAGTAACATCATCTAATAATACAGGGCAACAATGGGATGCTCCAAATGGCTGGGCGCCCTTGCAATGGATGACTATTGTAGGTCTAGAAAACTACGGACATCATGAGTTAGCAAAAATCATCGCTACGCGGTGGATTACCTTAAATGAAAAAGTATATGAAAACACTGGAAAGTTTGTAGAGAAATATAATGTAGAAGATATGACCTTAGATGCTGGTGGCGGAGAGTACCCAGTTCAAGATGGATTTGGCTGGAGTAATGGTGTTTATCTAGCCTTAAAAAACCACTACAAAAAAGATTAA
- a CDS encoding FdhF/YdeP family oxidoreductase, whose translation MEEVKRQRKVSLTGSLEFSDIKVDAPVTIAAGALGVKEALKHTFKEMGVVRAMGTLLKMNQVGGFECPSCAWPDPEKSSKFAEYCENGAKALADEATTSKIDASFFAKNSIEELSQLTDFELNKFGRLTEPLVLLPGNVHYKAISWEKAYQLIAQELHDLKDPNEAIFYTSGRSSNEAAFLYGIFARALGTNNLPDCSNMCHESSGVALGETLGIGKGSIKLEDLYEAEVIIVAGQNPGTNHPRMLSALEKCKGNGGKIISINPLEESGLVNFKNPQEIRGWLGSAIDIADLHLPVRINQDIPLMKAIIKKLAVLDKLDATVFDHEFINQYTDGYEALLADIDKFDLDSLIKQTGVSEKLIDVAVSFLAKKSKIVVCWAMGLTQHKNGVETIREFINLLLLKGAIGKPNAGTCPVRGHSNVQGDRSVGIMHFIDKEFNERIDKHLGFTAPDKQGYDVVNAMKAMHEGKAKIFMCLGGNFLMAASDTTYTSEAIQNCNLTVQVSTKLNRSHLVTGKTALILPTYGRSEKDIKDGKQRFFTVENSMGRVRQTKGVLKPASGNLQSEPDIVAGIADAYFKGNHAVDWLKLGTDYDLMRETMDKVVKGFENTNEQSKGVGYYLPNNVRNLDFSMLPNGKAQITLNKLPEHHLKSDEFMLMTIRSHDQFNTTIYGLDDRYRGVYNERRVVFMNAEDMKEKGLNKLDVVNLRSNYDDTPRVAFNFKVLPYAIPKGDIAAYYPETNVLVPYNHFADRSFTPISKSVVVTVEKVK comes from the coding sequence ATGGAAGAAGTAAAGCGGCAACGAAAGGTGTCTTTAACAGGTAGTTTAGAATTTAGTGATATTAAGGTTGATGCTCCAGTGACTATCGCAGCAGGGGCATTAGGGGTAAAAGAAGCGTTGAAGCATACGTTTAAAGAAATGGGTGTAGTGCGCGCTATGGGCACTTTACTGAAAATGAATCAGGTAGGTGGCTTTGAATGCCCAAGTTGTGCATGGCCTGATCCAGAAAAGTCATCAAAATTTGCTGAATATTGCGAGAATGGTGCAAAAGCATTAGCAGATGAAGCTACCACAAGCAAAATAGATGCTTCTTTTTTTGCTAAAAATTCTATCGAAGAATTATCCCAGCTTACAGATTTTGAGTTAAATAAATTTGGTCGCTTAACGGAACCTTTAGTTTTGTTGCCAGGAAACGTACATTACAAGGCGATATCTTGGGAGAAAGCATATCAATTGATAGCGCAAGAACTTCATGATTTAAAAGACCCAAACGAAGCTATCTTTTATACTTCGGGAAGATCAAGTAATGAGGCTGCTTTTTTATATGGCATTTTTGCAAGAGCTCTAGGCACTAATAATTTGCCGGATTGTTCTAATATGTGTCACGAATCTAGTGGTGTTGCTTTGGGCGAAACTTTAGGAATAGGAAAAGGTTCTATAAAATTAGAAGATTTATATGAAGCAGAGGTGATTATCGTTGCGGGACAAAATCCTGGTACCAACCACCCAAGAATGTTGTCTGCTTTAGAAAAGTGTAAAGGTAATGGGGGTAAAATTATTAGTATAAACCCCTTGGAAGAATCTGGACTTGTAAATTTTAAAAACCCCCAAGAAATTAGAGGTTGGTTAGGAAGTGCTATTGATATTGCAGATTTACATTTGCCAGTACGGATTAATCAAGATATTCCTTTAATGAAGGCAATTATTAAAAAATTAGCAGTTTTAGATAAGTTAGATGCTACTGTTTTTGATCATGAATTCATCAATCAATATACAGATGGGTACGAAGCTTTACTTGCTGATATTGATAAATTTGATCTTGATTCTTTAATTAAGCAAACGGGAGTAAGTGAAAAATTAATTGATGTAGCCGTTAGTTTTCTTGCGAAGAAATCAAAGATTGTAGTTTGCTGGGCTATGGGGCTTACGCAACATAAAAATGGCGTAGAAACGATACGGGAATTTATTAATTTATTATTGCTAAAAGGTGCCATAGGAAAACCTAATGCAGGTACTTGTCCTGTTCGCGGGCATAGTAATGTTCAAGGAGATAGAAGTGTTGGTATAATGCACTTTATTGATAAAGAGTTCAATGAGCGTATAGACAAACATTTGGGTTTTACGGCTCCAGATAAGCAAGGCTATGATGTTGTCAATGCCATGAAAGCCATGCATGAAGGCAAAGCAAAAATATTTATGTGTTTAGGTGGTAATTTTTTAATGGCAGCTTCAGACACGACATATACCTCCGAAGCCATACAAAACTGTAATTTAACAGTCCAAGTCAGTACTAAGCTAAATAGAAGTCATTTGGTAACGGGGAAAACAGCATTAATTTTACCGACTTACGGTCGTTCTGAAAAGGATATCAAAGACGGGAAACAACGTTTCTTTACTGTAGAGAATAGTATGGGTAGGGTGCGTCAGACAAAAGGAGTATTAAAACCAGCTTCAGGGAATTTACAAAGTGAACCGGATATTGTTGCAGGTATCGCTGATGCTTACTTTAAAGGGAATCATGCTGTAGATTGGTTAAAACTAGGAACCGATTATGATTTGATGCGTGAAACTATGGATAAAGTAGTGAAAGGTTTTGAAAATACAAATGAGCAATCTAAAGGTGTAGGGTACTATTTGCCTAATAATGTGCGGAACTTAGATTTTAGCATGCTTCCTAATGGAAAAGCGCAGATTACCTTAAATAAATTACCAGAACATCATTTAAAGTCAGATGAATTTATGCTGATGACCATCCGTTCTCATGATCAATTTAATACAACTATATACGGTTTAGATGATCGTTATAGAGGGGTATATAATGAGCGGCGTGTGGTTTTTATGAATGCTGAAGATATGAAGGAAAAAGGCTTAAATAAACTTGATGTGGTGAACCTACGGAGTAATTATGATGACACACCAAGGGTAGCTTTCAATTTTAAAGTTCTGCCTTATGCCATCCCTAAAGGAGACATTGCAGCCTATTATCCAGAAACAAATGTATTAGTGCCTTACAATCATTTTGCAGATAGGAGTTTTACACCTATTAGTAAATCTGTAGTGGTCACGGTAGAAAAAGTGAAGTAA
- a CDS encoding BfmA/BtgA family mobilization protein: MDEELKKERFEKLGIKTSVALRFRKFCKKMSKSQSMTLMLMLDFFEENGISPAESMGSRMETLETRMATLIKKRMNGMIAILKDIEKSQTKPTAAMLYSLFEQAEPTKKPLLIEKKYSTEKTQVRYRERNSYNEMPEN; this comes from the coding sequence ATGGATGAAGAATTAAAAAAAGAGCGATTTGAGAAGCTAGGAATAAAGACTTCGGTAGCGCTACGGTTTCGAAAATTCTGCAAGAAAATGTCAAAATCACAATCCATGACTTTGATGCTCATGTTGGACTTTTTTGAGGAGAATGGAATTTCTCCTGCAGAATCTATGGGATCGCGAATGGAAACCTTAGAAACAAGAATGGCAACGCTCATCAAAAAACGGATGAACGGAATGATCGCCATACTAAAGGATATCGAAAAATCTCAGACCAAGCCTACAGCTGCAATGTTGTATTCGCTTTTCGAACAAGCAGAACCAACAAAGAAGCCATTGCTTATAGAGAAAAAGTATAGCACGGAAAAAACGCAAGTGCGTTATCGGGAAAGAAATAGTTATAACGAAATGCCCGAGAACTGA
- a CDS encoding sensor histidine kinase — protein sequence MNKKLFLLISHDVRSPLASLIGTIDLVTDNDLDPEEAKHYFSELSSKIKNVNSFLDGLLNWARRQTQNKPLEFSLFDNSDVIKLTHDLLEPVAKLKKIRITTKLGHHKIYADKESYSFVLRNILHNAIKFTPIDGEITIETFVKNKQIFTTIQDSGIGITNNEIKKILDGENWHTTKGTLNENGSGFGLRTCLYYLKQNNGVLLIDSEITIGTKITIGLPAQK from the coding sequence ATTAACAAAAAGCTTTTCCTCTTAATTTCACATGATGTTAGATCTCCGCTTGCAAGTTTAATTGGCACTATTGATTTAGTGACCGACAATGATTTAGATCCAGAAGAAGCCAAACACTATTTTAGCGAGCTTTCTAGTAAAATTAAAAATGTTAATTCATTTTTAGATGGCTTACTTAATTGGGCAAGGAGACAAACACAAAATAAACCTTTAGAATTTTCATTATTTGATAATAGTGACGTCATAAAACTTACTCATGATTTACTAGAACCTGTCGCCAAACTTAAAAAAATCAGAATCACAACCAAACTTGGCCATCATAAAATATATGCTGATAAAGAGAGCTATTCTTTTGTACTAAGAAATATTTTACATAATGCCATTAAATTCACACCTATAGATGGAGAAATTACCATTGAAACTTTTGTCAAAAACAAACAGATCTTCACCACTATCCAGGACTCTGGTATTGGAATCACTAACAATGAGATCAAAAAAATATTAGATGGTGAAAATTGGCATACGACCAAAGGTACCTTAAATGAAAATGGATCAGGTTTTGGGCTAAGAACCTGCCTATATTACTTAAAGCAAAATAACGGCGTATTATTAATTGATAGCGAAATAACTATTGGAACGAAAATAACTATTGGGCTACCCGCTCAAAAGTGA
- a CDS encoding TetR/AcrR family transcriptional regulator, with translation MNRKSKKQIIVEEAAVLFNEMGYSATSMNDIARRLGVKAPSLYNHIKSKQEILSILLLSIANKFYKGIQEVTSTEDSYRFKLKEIIKMHIRVATENQHITALITHDWKHLEEPSLSKFVKIRLDYRKKLKEVILGGMKAGELKTANIEITLNAILSSLRWIYNSEIYADTSNVSLDELEKTLLDIVFSGVDENY, from the coding sequence TTGAATAGAAAAAGTAAGAAACAAATCATTGTAGAAGAAGCTGCTGTTCTTTTTAATGAGATGGGCTATAGTGCCACTTCCATGAACGACATAGCCAGAAGATTGGGTGTTAAAGCACCAAGTCTGTACAATCATATTAAATCGAAACAAGAAATACTTAGCATCTTATTGCTATCTATTGCGAACAAGTTTTATAAGGGTATTCAAGAGGTTACAAGTACAGAAGATTCTTATCGTTTTAAACTCAAGGAAATTATTAAAATGCATATTAGAGTCGCTACAGAAAATCAGCATATTACGGCGCTAATTACACATGACTGGAAGCATTTAGAGGAACCATCGCTGTCTAAATTTGTAAAGATTCGATTGGATTATCGGAAAAAACTAAAAGAGGTAATTTTAGGAGGTATGAAAGCAGGTGAGCTCAAAACCGCTAATATAGAAATTACCCTGAACGCTATTCTTTCTTCTCTTCGTTGGATTTATAACTCGGAAATTTATGCGGACACTAGTAATGTTAGTCTTGACGAACTAGAAAAAACCCTATTGGATATTGTATTTAGTGGAGTGGATGAAAATTATTAG
- a CDS encoding acyl-CoA dehydrogenase family protein, whose translation MRPDLFEAPDYYNIDDLLSEEHKLVRDAARQWVKRAVSPIIEEYAQKAEFPKEIIGGLAEIGAFGPYIPQEYGGAGLDQISYGLIMQEIERGDSGVRSTASVQSSLVMYPIFTYGNEAQRKKYLPKLASGEFMGCFGLTEPNHGSNPSGMETKYKDMGDHYLLNGAKLWISNSPFADIAVVWAKNEEGRIHGLIVERGMEGFSTPETHHKWSLRASATGELIFDNVKVPKENILLGKTGLGAPLGCLDSARYGIAWGAIGAAMDCYDTALRYAKERIQFGKPIAATQLQQKKLAEMITEITKAQLMALRLGQLKNEGKATTAQISMAKRNNVEMAINIAREARQVLGAMGISGEYSIMRHMMNLESVITYEGTHDIHLLITGADITGFPAFQ comes from the coding sequence ATGCGACCAGATTTATTTGAAGCTCCTGATTACTATAACATTGATGATCTTTTATCAGAAGAACACAAATTGGTTCGTGATGCCGCCCGCCAATGGGTAAAACGTGCTGTTTCTCCAATCATAGAAGAATATGCTCAGAAAGCAGAATTCCCTAAAGAGATTATTGGTGGCCTAGCAGAAATTGGTGCTTTTGGTCCTTACATTCCGCAAGAATACGGTGGCGCTGGTTTAGACCAAATTAGCTACGGCCTTATTATGCAAGAGATAGAACGCGGCGATAGTGGTGTACGCTCTACAGCTTCCGTACAATCTTCTTTAGTAATGTATCCTATTTTCACCTATGGGAATGAAGCGCAGCGTAAAAAATATTTACCAAAACTTGCTTCTGGTGAATTTATGGGGTGTTTTGGACTAACAGAACCCAATCATGGCTCTAACCCAAGTGGTATGGAAACCAAGTACAAAGATATGGGCGACCACTATTTATTGAACGGCGCTAAACTCTGGATATCAAATTCCCCTTTTGCAGATATTGCTGTCGTATGGGCAAAAAATGAAGAAGGCCGCATTCACGGACTTATTGTAGAACGTGGTATGGAAGGTTTTTCTACGCCAGAAACACACCACAAATGGTCATTACGTGCAAGTGCTACTGGAGAGCTAATCTTTGATAATGTAAAAGTACCAAAAGAGAACATCCTTTTGGGCAAAACCGGATTAGGCGCGCCGCTTGGATGCTTAGATTCTGCTCGATACGGAATAGCATGGGGAGCTATTGGTGCCGCCATGGATTGTTATGATACTGCTTTGCGTTATGCCAAAGAGCGCATTCAGTTTGGGAAGCCTATTGCGGCAACACAACTACAACAAAAGAAATTGGCTGAAATGATTACAGAAATCACGAAAGCACAATTAATGGCACTCCGTTTAGGGCAACTTAAAAATGAAGGCAAAGCAACTACCGCTCAAATTTCTATGGCAAAACGCAACAATGTAGAAATGGCTATAAACATTGCTAGAGAAGCCAGACAAGTTTTAGGCGCTATGGGAATTTCAGGAGAATATAGTATCATGCGCCATATGATGAATTTAGAGAGTGTAATTACCTATGAGGGTACACATGATATTCATTTATTAATCACTGGAGCAGATATCACCGGTTTTCCCGCTTTTCAATAG
- a CDS encoding tRNA1(Val) (adenine(37)-N6)-methyltransferase, translating into MKPFRFKQFTVNQDKCAMKIGTDGVLLGAWASVNNSMHTILDIGTGTGVIALMLAQRSIADTIEAIELDGDAFEQCTDNFEASDWGDRLFCFHAGFDEFVDEYTEEEPEEAELYDLIVSNPPFYSEEVSSGNDARDQARQNSSLPFDELVSGVSKLLSPTGVFATIIPYKEEENFIALASENNLYPNRITHVKGTENTEIKRSLLEFSHTESKCTPNELIIELERNVYTQEYIELTKDFYLKM; encoded by the coding sequence ATGAAACCTTTTCGCTTCAAACAGTTTACCGTTAACCAAGATAAATGCGCTATGAAAATAGGCACAGACGGAGTGCTTTTAGGTGCTTGGGCAAGCGTTAACAACTCTATGCATACTATCTTAGATATTGGAACAGGAACAGGCGTTATTGCCTTAATGCTAGCACAACGTTCTATTGCAGATACTATTGAAGCTATAGAACTTGACGGAGATGCTTTTGAACAATGTACTGATAATTTTGAAGCTTCAGATTGGGGAGATCGCCTATTTTGTTTTCATGCTGGTTTTGATGAGTTTGTAGATGAATATACCGAAGAGGAACCTGAGGAAGCGGAGTTGTATGATTTGATTGTTTCTAACCCACCTTTCTACAGTGAAGAAGTTTCTAGTGGTAATGATGCTCGTGATCAAGCCCGTCAAAACTCCTCGCTGCCTTTTGACGAATTAGTTTCTGGAGTTTCCAAACTACTTTCTCCTACAGGTGTATTTGCTACTATCATACCTTATAAAGAAGAAGAAAATTTTATCGCTTTAGCTTCGGAAAACAATTTATACCCTAACAGAATTACACATGTTAAAGGAACAGAAAATACCGAAATTAAGAGAAGTCTACTTGAGTTTTCACATACAGAAAGTAAGTGCACTCCCAATGAACTTATCATAGAATTAGAACGAAATGTATACACCCAAGAATACATTGAGCTTACCAAAGACTTTTATTTAAAAATGTAA